The following are encoded together in the Vigna unguiculata cultivar IT97K-499-35 chromosome 2, ASM411807v1, whole genome shotgun sequence genome:
- the LOC114173728 gene encoding uncharacterized protein LOC114173728, whose translation MSWFARTIANSLRLDDDDDIDDDNGGNLKSPPQKPESEPVQPDSASTPSPTARGVKEDFDELTKSFSRQIWGVASFLAPPPDPQPRSPDADLNSSDEDIIAGIRNDFAEIGGKFKSGISKISGNKTVSEFTKIASSFLQLGSEEEYDLDGDVGVTEDVVAFARSVALHPETWLDFPLPDDSDSDDFDLSDAQHEHALAVEHMAPSLAALRMELCPGYMSDGNFWKIYFVLLHPRLSKSDADILSTPQIVEARAMLTQALDKRGKEKKESDLSAGGDIPPKEEEQHLLVPNNPPIESPPLQASVVEAVPSEVEMEKNATQSDAPQIIVKSVVKEEPVKPSAEQPASGSTNRFLDETYEDDADDWLKEEDSSEMVGPSGTYIETGNDEDVSFSDLEEDDIDVHESHKKTRSGSDSSTKDSRDWVQLGRSSPSSDKDRFSVESKHAGSEHSSSRNSVTKESSDWLNVDDIDVI comes from the exons ACTCACTCAGACTCGACGACGACGACGATATCGACGACGACAATGGCGGTAACCTAAAATCCCCTCCGCAGAAACCCGAATCAGAACCCGTTCAACCCGATTCCGCATCCACTCCAAGTCCCACTGCGCGCGGGGTCAAAGAGGATTTCGACGAGCTCACCAAATCCTTTTCCCGCCAGATATGGGGCGTCGCCTCCTTCCTCGCCCCACCGCCTGATCCCCAACCCCGTAGTCCCGACGCCGATCTGAACTCCTCCGACGAAGATATTATCGCCGGAATCCGTAATGATTTCGCCGAGATTGGTGGCAAGTTCAAGAGCGGGATCTCCAAAATTTCTGGCAATAAGACGGTATCTGAATTCACCAAGATTGCTTCGAGCTTCCTTCAGCTTGGATCCGAAGAGGAATACGATCTGGATGGCGATGTCGGAGTTACCGAGGACGTGGTTGCCTTTGCCAGAAGCGTAGCGCTGCATCCAGAAACTTGGCTCGATTTCCCTCTTCCTGACGATTCCGATTCTGATG ATTTTGATTTGTCCGATGCGCAACATGAGCACGCTTTAGCTGTTGAACATATGGCACCAAGCTTAGCTGCTCTTAGAATGGAACTGTGCCCCGGATACATGAGTGATGGTAACTTTTGGAAGATTTATTTTGTACTCCTGCATCCTAGACTCAGCAAAAGCGATGCTGATATTTTATCCACCCCCCAA ATAGTGGAAGCCAGAGCAATGTTAACTCAGGCCTTAGACAAAAGAGgtaaggaaaagaaagaatcgGACTTATCTGCGGGAGGCGATATTCCTCCAAAAGAGGAAGAACAACATCTCCTTGTGCCAAACAATCCTCCAATTGAATCTCCACCTCTTCAGGCATCTGTTGTTGAAGCAGTCCCGTCCGAGGTTGAAATGGAGAAAAATGCCACTCAAAGTGATGCTCCACAAATTATTGTCAAGTCCGTGGTTAAAGAGGAACCGGTAAAGCCATCTGCAGAACAACCAGCATCTGGTTCAACCAATAGGTTTTTGGATGAAACCTATGAGGACGATGCCGATGATTGGTTGAAAGAAGAGGATAGTTCTGAGATGGTTGGTCCCAGTGGAACTTATATTGAAACTGGTAATGATGAGGATGTGTCATTCAGTGATCTTGAGGAGGACGATATTGATGTACATGAAAGTCATAAGAAAACTAGATCAGGCTCTGACTCTTCAACAAAAGACTCCCGAGATTGGGTTCAGTTAGGTAGAAGTTCTCCTAGCTCTGATAAGGATAGGTTCTCTGTTGAAAGCAAACATGCTGGTTCTGAGCATTCAAGTTCTCGTAATTCTGTGACCAAGGAGTCCAGTGATTGGCTTAACGTTGATGACATTGATGTAATATGA
- the LOC114174255 gene encoding ACT domain-containing protein ACR1-like isoform X1 gives MDICYHAHIDREIESLIERIHPPRVCIDNDSCRDCTVVKQVDSANRKGILLEMVQVLTDLDLIISKSYISSDGGWFMDVFHVTDEAGKKLTDETLMLHIQQELCVTRSKGKILKDREGGSEKGEEEEVVGREITAMEMSGMDRAGLLSELAGVLVELGCVVTAATAWTHNDRVACIILVEDALKAGPISDPKRLGLVEEQLENVVAAHRGERKRVRVTRLGAGHTHRERRLHQLMYADRDYESCRACDGDSSGEHKKGCDGTHVSVGKCEDKGYLVVNVRSRDRPKLLFDTVCVLTDMQYVVFHAAISSKRSMAHQEYYIRQMGSSVIPSESEKQKLALCLIAAVERRVSHGLRVDIVTENRVGLLSNVTRVFRENGLSVSRVEIGTEGGKAVGSFFVTDCSGEEVNPNIVELVRRETGGSVVIDHKSPHRLHQSSSSSSSSSSSVIHQTNDTVEAKPKLSLGSLLWSRLERLSGGFGPVN, from the exons ATGGATATATGTTACCACGCTCACATCGATCGCGAGATAGAATCGCTCATAGAAAGAATACATCCTCCCAG GGTCTGCATCGATAATGATTCTTGCCGAGACTGCACTGTGGTGAAG CAGGTAGATAGTGCAAACAGGAAGGGGATATTACTGGAGATGGTGCAAGTGCTGACAGATCTTGATCTCATCATTTCCAAATCATACATTTCCTCTGATGGTGGATGGTTTATGGACG TGTTCCACGTGACTGATGAAGCTGGCAAGAAGCTCACAGACGAAACGCTCATGCTCCACATCCAGCAG GAACTGTGCGTGACAAGAAGTAAAGGAAAGATTTTAAAGGATAGAGAAGGGGGTAGTGAGAAaggagaagaggaagaagtggTGGGAAGGGAGATAACAGCGATGGAGATGAGTGGGATGGACCGAGCGGGCCTACTATCAGAGCTAGCAGGGGTGTTGGTTGAGCTGGGCTGCGTCGTTACCGCTGCAACTGCATGGACCCACAACGACAGGGTGGCCTGTATAATATTGGTGGAAGACGCGTTGAAAGCTGGGCCCATAAGCGACCCAAAACGGTTGGGCCTAGTGGAGGAGCAGCTGGAGAATGTGGTGGCGGCCCATAGGGGAGAGAGGAAGAGGGTGAGGGTGACGAGGTTGGGGGCGGGGCACACCCACAGGGAGCGGAGGCTCCACCAGCTGATGTACGCGGACAGGGATTACGAGAGTTGCCGCGCGTGTGACGGAGACAGCAGCGGGGAACACAAGAAAGGCTGTGATGGGACCCACGTGTCTGTCGGGAAATGCGAGGACAAAGGGTACTTGGTGGTTAACGTGAGGAGCAGGGACCGGCCTAAGCTGTTGTTCGACACCGTGTGCGTGTTAACGGACATGCAGTATGTGGTGTTCCACGCCGCCATCAGTTCCAAGAGATCCATGGCTCATCAG GAGTACTACATAAGGCAGATGGGTAGTTCAGTTATTCCCAGCGAAAGCGAGAAGCAAAAACTGGCCTTGTGCTTAATCGCTGCAGTGGAGCGCAGAGTGTCGCAT GGATTGAGAGTGGATATTGTAACTGAAAACAGGGTGGGGCTACTGTCGAATGTGACGCGGGTGTTTCGTGAAAATGGGTTATCCGTATCGAGGGTTGAGATCGGAACGGAGGGAGGAAAAGCGGTAGGATCATTCTTTGTGACAGATTGTTCAGGAGAAGAAGTGAACCCAAATATCGTGGAATTGGTGAGACGAGAGACGGGTGGATCCGTGGTTATTGATCACAAGTCGCCCCATAGGCTACATCAATCATCTTCATCCTCATCCTCTTCCTCCTCTTCGGTTATACACCAAACCAACGACACAGTGGAAGCCAAGCCAAAATTATCACTCGGAAGCTTGTTGTGGTCTCGATTAGAACGCCTTTCCGGCGGTTTCGGCCCCGTTAATTAG
- the LOC114174255 gene encoding ACT domain-containing protein ACR1-like isoform X3, with the protein MVQVLTDLDLIISKSYISSDGGWFMDVFHVTDEAGKKLTDETLMLHIQQELCVTRSKGKILKDREGGSEKGEEEEVVGREITAMEMSGMDRAGLLSELAGVLVELGCVVTAATAWTHNDRVACIILVEDALKAGPISDPKRLGLVEEQLENVVAAHRGERKRVRVTRLGAGHTHRERRLHQLMYADRDYESCRACDGDSSGEHKKGCDGTHVSVGKCEDKGYLVVNVRSRDRPKLLFDTVCVLTDMQYVVFHAAISSKRSMAHQEYYIRQMGSSVIPSESEKQKLALCLIAAVERRVSHGLRVDIVTENRVGLLSNVTRVFRENGLSVSRVEIGTEGGKAVGSFFVTDCSGEEVNPNIVELVRRETGGSVVIDHKSPHRLHQSSSSSSSSSSSVIHQTNDTVEAKPKLSLGSLLWSRLERLSGGFGPVN; encoded by the exons ATGGTGCAAGTGCTGACAGATCTTGATCTCATCATTTCCAAATCATACATTTCCTCTGATGGTGGATGGTTTATGGACG TGTTCCACGTGACTGATGAAGCTGGCAAGAAGCTCACAGACGAAACGCTCATGCTCCACATCCAGCAG GAACTGTGCGTGACAAGAAGTAAAGGAAAGATTTTAAAGGATAGAGAAGGGGGTAGTGAGAAaggagaagaggaagaagtggTGGGAAGGGAGATAACAGCGATGGAGATGAGTGGGATGGACCGAGCGGGCCTACTATCAGAGCTAGCAGGGGTGTTGGTTGAGCTGGGCTGCGTCGTTACCGCTGCAACTGCATGGACCCACAACGACAGGGTGGCCTGTATAATATTGGTGGAAGACGCGTTGAAAGCTGGGCCCATAAGCGACCCAAAACGGTTGGGCCTAGTGGAGGAGCAGCTGGAGAATGTGGTGGCGGCCCATAGGGGAGAGAGGAAGAGGGTGAGGGTGACGAGGTTGGGGGCGGGGCACACCCACAGGGAGCGGAGGCTCCACCAGCTGATGTACGCGGACAGGGATTACGAGAGTTGCCGCGCGTGTGACGGAGACAGCAGCGGGGAACACAAGAAAGGCTGTGATGGGACCCACGTGTCTGTCGGGAAATGCGAGGACAAAGGGTACTTGGTGGTTAACGTGAGGAGCAGGGACCGGCCTAAGCTGTTGTTCGACACCGTGTGCGTGTTAACGGACATGCAGTATGTGGTGTTCCACGCCGCCATCAGTTCCAAGAGATCCATGGCTCATCAG GAGTACTACATAAGGCAGATGGGTAGTTCAGTTATTCCCAGCGAAAGCGAGAAGCAAAAACTGGCCTTGTGCTTAATCGCTGCAGTGGAGCGCAGAGTGTCGCAT GGATTGAGAGTGGATATTGTAACTGAAAACAGGGTGGGGCTACTGTCGAATGTGACGCGGGTGTTTCGTGAAAATGGGTTATCCGTATCGAGGGTTGAGATCGGAACGGAGGGAGGAAAAGCGGTAGGATCATTCTTTGTGACAGATTGTTCAGGAGAAGAAGTGAACCCAAATATCGTGGAATTGGTGAGACGAGAGACGGGTGGATCCGTGGTTATTGATCACAAGTCGCCCCATAGGCTACATCAATCATCTTCATCCTCATCCTCTTCCTCCTCTTCGGTTATACACCAAACCAACGACACAGTGGAAGCCAAGCCAAAATTATCACTCGGAAGCTTGTTGTGGTCTCGATTAGAACGCCTTTCCGGCGGTTTCGGCCCCGTTAATTAG
- the LOC114174255 gene encoding ACT domain-containing protein ACR1-like isoform X2, giving the protein MDICYHAHIDREIESLIERIHPPRVCIDNDSCRDCTVVKVDSANRKGILLEMVQVLTDLDLIISKSYISSDGGWFMDVFHVTDEAGKKLTDETLMLHIQQELCVTRSKGKILKDREGGSEKGEEEEVVGREITAMEMSGMDRAGLLSELAGVLVELGCVVTAATAWTHNDRVACIILVEDALKAGPISDPKRLGLVEEQLENVVAAHRGERKRVRVTRLGAGHTHRERRLHQLMYADRDYESCRACDGDSSGEHKKGCDGTHVSVGKCEDKGYLVVNVRSRDRPKLLFDTVCVLTDMQYVVFHAAISSKRSMAHQEYYIRQMGSSVIPSESEKQKLALCLIAAVERRVSHGLRVDIVTENRVGLLSNVTRVFRENGLSVSRVEIGTEGGKAVGSFFVTDCSGEEVNPNIVELVRRETGGSVVIDHKSPHRLHQSSSSSSSSSSSVIHQTNDTVEAKPKLSLGSLLWSRLERLSGGFGPVN; this is encoded by the exons ATGGATATATGTTACCACGCTCACATCGATCGCGAGATAGAATCGCTCATAGAAAGAATACATCCTCCCAG GGTCTGCATCGATAATGATTCTTGCCGAGACTGCACTGTGGTGAAG GTAGATAGTGCAAACAGGAAGGGGATATTACTGGAGATGGTGCAAGTGCTGACAGATCTTGATCTCATCATTTCCAAATCATACATTTCCTCTGATGGTGGATGGTTTATGGACG TGTTCCACGTGACTGATGAAGCTGGCAAGAAGCTCACAGACGAAACGCTCATGCTCCACATCCAGCAG GAACTGTGCGTGACAAGAAGTAAAGGAAAGATTTTAAAGGATAGAGAAGGGGGTAGTGAGAAaggagaagaggaagaagtggTGGGAAGGGAGATAACAGCGATGGAGATGAGTGGGATGGACCGAGCGGGCCTACTATCAGAGCTAGCAGGGGTGTTGGTTGAGCTGGGCTGCGTCGTTACCGCTGCAACTGCATGGACCCACAACGACAGGGTGGCCTGTATAATATTGGTGGAAGACGCGTTGAAAGCTGGGCCCATAAGCGACCCAAAACGGTTGGGCCTAGTGGAGGAGCAGCTGGAGAATGTGGTGGCGGCCCATAGGGGAGAGAGGAAGAGGGTGAGGGTGACGAGGTTGGGGGCGGGGCACACCCACAGGGAGCGGAGGCTCCACCAGCTGATGTACGCGGACAGGGATTACGAGAGTTGCCGCGCGTGTGACGGAGACAGCAGCGGGGAACACAAGAAAGGCTGTGATGGGACCCACGTGTCTGTCGGGAAATGCGAGGACAAAGGGTACTTGGTGGTTAACGTGAGGAGCAGGGACCGGCCTAAGCTGTTGTTCGACACCGTGTGCGTGTTAACGGACATGCAGTATGTGGTGTTCCACGCCGCCATCAGTTCCAAGAGATCCATGGCTCATCAG GAGTACTACATAAGGCAGATGGGTAGTTCAGTTATTCCCAGCGAAAGCGAGAAGCAAAAACTGGCCTTGTGCTTAATCGCTGCAGTGGAGCGCAGAGTGTCGCAT GGATTGAGAGTGGATATTGTAACTGAAAACAGGGTGGGGCTACTGTCGAATGTGACGCGGGTGTTTCGTGAAAATGGGTTATCCGTATCGAGGGTTGAGATCGGAACGGAGGGAGGAAAAGCGGTAGGATCATTCTTTGTGACAGATTGTTCAGGAGAAGAAGTGAACCCAAATATCGTGGAATTGGTGAGACGAGAGACGGGTGGATCCGTGGTTATTGATCACAAGTCGCCCCATAGGCTACATCAATCATCTTCATCCTCATCCTCTTCCTCCTCTTCGGTTATACACCAAACCAACGACACAGTGGAAGCCAAGCCAAAATTATCACTCGGAAGCTTGTTGTGGTCTCGATTAGAACGCCTTTCCGGCGGTTTCGGCCCCGTTAATTAG
- the LOC114174255 gene encoding ACT domain-containing protein ACR1-like isoform X4, whose protein sequence is MPCGSFSLLQNSVFHVTDEAGKKLTDETLMLHIQQELCVTRSKGKILKDREGGSEKGEEEEVVGREITAMEMSGMDRAGLLSELAGVLVELGCVVTAATAWTHNDRVACIILVEDALKAGPISDPKRLGLVEEQLENVVAAHRGERKRVRVTRLGAGHTHRERRLHQLMYADRDYESCRACDGDSSGEHKKGCDGTHVSVGKCEDKGYLVVNVRSRDRPKLLFDTVCVLTDMQYVVFHAAISSKRSMAHQEYYIRQMGSSVIPSESEKQKLALCLIAAVERRVSHGLRVDIVTENRVGLLSNVTRVFRENGLSVSRVEIGTEGGKAVGSFFVTDCSGEEVNPNIVELVRRETGGSVVIDHKSPHRLHQSSSSSSSSSSSVIHQTNDTVEAKPKLSLGSLLWSRLERLSGGFGPVN, encoded by the exons ATGCCGTGTGGGTCTTTTTCTTTATTGCAAAATTCAGTGTTCCACGTGACTGATGAAGCTGGCAAGAAGCTCACAGACGAAACGCTCATGCTCCACATCCAGCAG GAACTGTGCGTGACAAGAAGTAAAGGAAAGATTTTAAAGGATAGAGAAGGGGGTAGTGAGAAaggagaagaggaagaagtggTGGGAAGGGAGATAACAGCGATGGAGATGAGTGGGATGGACCGAGCGGGCCTACTATCAGAGCTAGCAGGGGTGTTGGTTGAGCTGGGCTGCGTCGTTACCGCTGCAACTGCATGGACCCACAACGACAGGGTGGCCTGTATAATATTGGTGGAAGACGCGTTGAAAGCTGGGCCCATAAGCGACCCAAAACGGTTGGGCCTAGTGGAGGAGCAGCTGGAGAATGTGGTGGCGGCCCATAGGGGAGAGAGGAAGAGGGTGAGGGTGACGAGGTTGGGGGCGGGGCACACCCACAGGGAGCGGAGGCTCCACCAGCTGATGTACGCGGACAGGGATTACGAGAGTTGCCGCGCGTGTGACGGAGACAGCAGCGGGGAACACAAGAAAGGCTGTGATGGGACCCACGTGTCTGTCGGGAAATGCGAGGACAAAGGGTACTTGGTGGTTAACGTGAGGAGCAGGGACCGGCCTAAGCTGTTGTTCGACACCGTGTGCGTGTTAACGGACATGCAGTATGTGGTGTTCCACGCCGCCATCAGTTCCAAGAGATCCATGGCTCATCAG GAGTACTACATAAGGCAGATGGGTAGTTCAGTTATTCCCAGCGAAAGCGAGAAGCAAAAACTGGCCTTGTGCTTAATCGCTGCAGTGGAGCGCAGAGTGTCGCAT GGATTGAGAGTGGATATTGTAACTGAAAACAGGGTGGGGCTACTGTCGAATGTGACGCGGGTGTTTCGTGAAAATGGGTTATCCGTATCGAGGGTTGAGATCGGAACGGAGGGAGGAAAAGCGGTAGGATCATTCTTTGTGACAGATTGTTCAGGAGAAGAAGTGAACCCAAATATCGTGGAATTGGTGAGACGAGAGACGGGTGGATCCGTGGTTATTGATCACAAGTCGCCCCATAGGCTACATCAATCATCTTCATCCTCATCCTCTTCCTCCTCTTCGGTTATACACCAAACCAACGACACAGTGGAAGCCAAGCCAAAATTATCACTCGGAAGCTTGTTGTGGTCTCGATTAGAACGCCTTTCCGGCGGTTTCGGCCCCGTTAATTAG
- the LOC114174248 gene encoding protein PHLOEM PROTEIN 2-LIKE A10-like: protein MEVQLVGQGFGFDYVRRRKKWIFILCAVGLGGFSAYKFYHAPSVVRKRQRLSKLVGALVSVAEAVSESADTIGIVSRDVKDFLQSDSDQIPNSLKQLSKIGRSQQLSESLVSVTSAVTVGVLRGYQSMDRTGGEQSGSTAVDRVLDKMLTPAGSGFASVVLGSFARNLVLGFYSDQRDHLGGESNSGDETSGVTHVGSNSDPVLAWVDVVCGDRCGELIGNCVQLFVSTAVAVYLDKTMHINTYDDFFAGLTNPKHETNVREILVSVCNGAVETLIKTSHKVLTSPNADVGSAASGSYLAIGETLINEDLGGEMSSIESKVESKVDDVYDEENKSGWVSKISSTLAVPSNRRLVLDLTGRVTFETVRSFMEFVLQTFCASVRRCAHVAQESVLEIVRYLAAKSSVIVTICLSLYLHIMGGGWALVAA, encoded by the coding sequence ATGGAAGTGCAGTTAGTTGGTCAGGGTTTTGGTTTTGATTACGTCCGTAGAAGAAAGAAATGGATTTTCATTCTGTGTGCTGTTGGGTTGGGTGGGTTCAGCGCTTACAAGTTCTATCATGCGCCTTCTGTGGTTCGTAAGAGACAGAGGCTTTCCAAGCTTGTGGGTGCATTGGTTTCCGTAGCGGAAGCCGTGTCCGAATCTGCAGATACCATCGGAATCGTATCCAGAGACGTCAAAGATTTTCTGCAGTCCGATTCAGATCAAATCCCCAATAGCTTGAAGCAACTTTCCAAGATTGGTCGCTCTCAACAATTGTCGGAGTCCTTGGTTAGCGTCACCAGTGCTGTCACCGTCGGAGTCCTGCGCGGTTATCAATCTATGGACCGGACTGGTGGTGAGCAATCCGGTTCAACGGCCGTGGACCGGGTGCTTGACAAAATGCTTACACCGGCTGGGTCTGGTTTTGCTTCTGTAGTTCTTGGAAGTTTTGCTAGGAACCTGGTTCTTGGGTTTTATTCGGATCAACGTGACCACTTAGGTGGAGAATCGAACTCCGGCGATGAGACTAGTGGTGTCACACATGTTGGATCCAATTCGGATCCTGTTCTTGCTTGGGTGGATGTAGTTTGTGGTGATAGGTGTGGGGAACTGATTGGGAATTGTGTGCAATTGTTTGTGAGCACCGCGGTTGCGGTTTATCTTGATAAGACCATGCATATCAACACCTACGACGATTTCTTTGCTGGCTTAACTAACCCGAAGCATGAGACCAATGTGAGGGAAATCTTGGTTTCTGTTTGTAATGGTGCCGTGGAGACTCTCATCAAGACGTCTCACAAAGTGTTAACAAGTCCAAATGCAGATGTTGGTTCAGCAGCTTCAGGTTCATATTTGGCTATTGGAGAAACTCTGATAAATGAGGACTTGGGTGGAGAAATGTCGTCCATTGAATCGAAGGTTGAATCTAAGGTTGATGATGtttatgatgaagaaaataagAGTGGGTGGGTGAGCAAAATTTCGTCAACATTGGCGGTTCCCAGTAATAGGAGGCTTGTTCTTGACCTGACTGGAAGGGTGACGTTTGAGACTGTTAGGTCTTTCATGGAGTTTGTTTTGCAGACATTTTGTGCTTCTGTGAGGAGATGTGCTCATGTTGCTCAAGAGTCAGTGCTTGAGATTGTGAGATATCTTGCAGCGAAGTCTTCCGTCATTGTGACTATATGTCTCTCGTTGTATCTGCACATAATGGGTGGAGGCTGGGCTCTGGTGGCTGCTTAA